One genomic window of Deltaproteobacteria bacterium includes the following:
- a CDS encoding sterol desaturase family protein translates to MLGLEMGSVRSLLTLFGYGLFLGFELLIPYRKPSVSKTGRWVNNLTLTLLNSVVMYLLFAALIVHTAQYVTDNRLGVLNLADIPRWTKIVITVLIMDFVIYVWHLLNHEAPFFWRFHRVHHSDLNMDVSTSTRFHIGELAMSAVIKISLILFLGAELIAVIVFETLLVFCAQFCHSSLRVPPRLDSLLWILFVPPSMHRIHHSVVIKERNTNYGTILSVWDRWLGTLRKDVDQAEIRIGVGAYNNPEEVALGRLLIMPFTRSVL, encoded by the coding sequence ATGTTGGGACTGGAAATGGGTTCAGTGAGGTCTCTGTTGACCTTGTTCGGTTATGGTCTGTTTCTTGGTTTTGAACTTCTAATTCCATACCGAAAACCCTCAGTGTCCAAAACCGGACGCTGGGTGAACAATCTGACGTTAACGCTTCTCAACAGTGTCGTGATGTACCTCCTGTTCGCCGCCCTCATCGTTCACACCGCTCAGTACGTCACCGACAACCGGCTTGGCGTGCTGAACCTGGCGGATATCCCTCGATGGACGAAGATAGTGATTACCGTCCTCATCATGGATTTCGTGATATACGTTTGGCACTTGTTGAACCATGAAGCGCCCTTTTTCTGGCGATTTCACAGAGTGCATCATTCCGACCTGAACATGGACGTATCCACATCCACGAGGTTCCACATCGGGGAATTAGCCATGTCCGCGGTTATCAAGATTTCGTTGATCCTTTTCTTGGGGGCCGAACTGATCGCCGTCATCGTTTTTGAAACTCTGCTCGTGTTCTGCGCGCAGTTCTGTCACAGCAGCCTTAGAGTCCCTCCCCGGCTCGACAGCCTGCTCTGGATACTGTTCGTGCCTCCTTCCATGCATCGGATCCATCACTCGGTCGTTATAAAGGAACGGAACACCAACTACGGCACCATCTTGTCAGTCTGGGACCGCTGGCTCGGCACATTGCGGAAAGACGTCGATCAGGCAGAGATCCGTATCGGAGTCGGCGCGTACAACAATCCCGAGGAAGTTGCATTGGGGCGGCTTTTGATCATGCCGTTTACCAGGTCCGTTTTGTAA
- a CDS encoding patatin-like phospholipase family protein, whose product MSRSLAYTSVVFAGGGNRCIWQAGFWEVVAPALQLEPKVVAGASAGAHTACVIFAGRSEFSKAYLNQITTDNRSNFRFSNLTKGKRPFPHYDMYRRSILTIFDEEAFSRLKRGPEIRVLLACPPRWAGSLGGVMLGFLSYAFEKRITAPLHPKLPAALGFRPEIVPVSTCRNPEELADLILASSCTPPVLPPMRRNGRPVLDGGLVDNVPVVAINPWELPTLVLLTRRYAPAKLHGYHGRTYVQPSEPVPVSKWDYTDPEGLEITYDLGRRDGERFLIDPRYSYR is encoded by the coding sequence ATGTCCCGGAGCCTTGCGTATACTTCCGTGGTTTTCGCCGGCGGCGGCAACCGCTGCATCTGGCAGGCGGGATTCTGGGAAGTCGTTGCTCCGGCCCTTCAACTCGAACCCAAGGTCGTAGCCGGGGCCAGCGCCGGAGCACATACAGCCTGCGTGATATTCGCCGGCCGCTCCGAATTCAGCAAAGCGTATCTCAATCAGATCACGACGGACAATCGTTCGAACTTCCGGTTTTCTAATCTGACGAAGGGAAAACGGCCTTTCCCTCACTACGATATGTATCGCCGGTCCATTCTGACCATCTTCGACGAGGAGGCTTTCAGCAGGCTGAAAAGAGGACCCGAAATACGGGTGCTCCTGGCATGCCCGCCTCGTTGGGCCGGCAGCCTTGGAGGGGTCATGCTCGGTTTTCTCAGTTACGCTTTCGAGAAGCGGATCACCGCTCCTTTACATCCGAAGCTCCCCGCCGCCCTGGGATTTCGGCCTGAAATCGTTCCGGTGAGCACATGCCGCAATCCGGAAGAACTCGCCGATCTCATCCTGGCTTCGTCGTGTACGCCCCCTGTATTGCCGCCGATGCGAAGGAACGGTCGGCCGGTTCTCGACGGAGGGCTTGTGGACAACGTTCCGGTCGTGGCCATAAACCCATGGGAATTGCCGACATTGGTTCTACTGACCAGACGTTATGCTCCAGCCAAGTTACACGGATATCACGGACGAACCTACGTGCAACCCTCAGAACCCGTACCCGTTTCCAAATGGGATTACACCGATCCCGAAGGATTGGAAATCACCTACGACCTGGGCCGGAGGGACGGCGAACGTTTCCTTATCGATCCCCGGTATTCCTATCGATAG